The following proteins are co-located in the Eptesicus fuscus isolate TK198812 chromosome 9, DD_ASM_mEF_20220401, whole genome shotgun sequence genome:
- the ENO1 gene encoding alpha-enolase: MSILKVHAREIFDSRGNPTVEVDLYTAKGLFRAAVPSGASTGIYEALELRDNDKTRYLGKGVSKAVEHINKTIAPALVSKKLSVVEQEKIDKLMIEMDGTENKSKFGANAILGVSLAVCKAGAVEKGVPLYRHIADLAGNTEVVLPVPALNVINGGSHAGNKLAMQEFMILPVGAANFRDAMRIGAEVYHNLKNVIKEKYGKDATNVGDEGGFAPNILENKEALELLKNAIGKAGYTDKVVIGMDVAASEFFKSGKYDLDFKSPDDPNRYITHDELANLYKSFIKDYPVVSIEDPFDQDDWEAWRKFTASTEIQVVGDDLTVTNPKRIAKAVSEKSCNCLLLKVNQIGSVTESIQACKLAQSNGWGVMVSHRSGETEDTFIADLVVGLCTGQIKTGAPCRSERLAKYNQILRIEEELGSKAKFAGRNFRNPLAK, translated from the exons ATGTCTATTCTGAAGGTGCACGCCAGAGAGATCTTCGACTCCCGTGGGAACCCCACTGTGGAGGTGGATCTCTACACCGCAAAAG GTCTCTTCAGAGCTGCTGTGCCCAGTGGTGCCTCAACTGGTATCTATGAGGCTCTAGAGCTTCGGGACAATGACAAGACGCGCTATCTGGGGAAGG GTGTCTCCAAGGCTGTTGAGCACATCAATAAAACTATTGCGCCTGCCCTGGTTAGCAAG AAGCTGAGCGTCGTGGAGCAGGAGAAGATCGACAAGCTGATGATAGAGATGGACGGGACGGAAAATAAAT CTAAATTCGGTGCCAACGCCATTCTGGGAGTGTCCCTGGCAGTCTGCAAGGCTGGGGCTGTTGAGAAGGGAGTGCCCCTGTACCGCCACATTGCTGACCTGGCTGGCAACACCGAGGTCGTCCTGCCAGTTCCG gctcTGAACGTCATCAACGGGGGTTCTCACGCTGGCAACAAGCTGGCCATGCAGGAGTTCATGATCCTCCCCGTCGGCGCCGCCAACTTCAGGGACGCCATGCGCATTGGGGCCGAGGTTTACCACAACCTGAAGAACGTCATCAAGGAGAAGTACGGGAAAGACGCCACCAACGTGGGGGACGAGGGTGGCTTTGCTCCCAACATCCTGGAGAATAAGGAAG CCCTGGAGCTGCTGAAGAACGCCATCGGGAAAGCCGGCTACACCGACAAGGTGGTCATCGGCATGGACGTGGCTGCCTCCGAGTTCTTCAAGTCTGGGAAGTATGACCTGGACTTCAAGTCACCCGATGACCCCAACAGGTACATCACCCACGACGAGCTGGCCAACCTGTACAAGTCCTTCATCAAGGACTACCCAG TGGTGTCGATTGAAGACCCCTTCGACCAGGACGACTGGGAAGCGTGGCGCAAGTTCACTGCCAGCACAGAGATCCAGGTGGTGGGGGATGACCTCACAGTGACCAACCCGAAGCGGATTGCCAAGGCCGTGAGCGAGAAGTCGTGCAACTGCCTCCTGCTCAAAGTGAACCAGATCGGCTCCGTGACCGAGTCTATTCAGGC GTGCAAGCTGGCCCAGTCCAATGGGTGGGGTGTCATGGTGTCCCATCGCTCCGGGGAGACCGAAGACACCTTCATCGCCGACCTGGTGGTGGGGCTCTGCACTGGGCAG ATCAAGACTGGTGCTCCTTGCCGATCTGAGCGCTTGGCCAAGTACAACCAGATCCTCAG AATCGAGGAGGAGCTGGGCAGCAAGGCCAAGTTTGCCGGCAGGAACTTCAGAAACCCCCTGGCCAAGTAA